AATCAAGTCAGAGACTTAGGAGTCATACTAGATTCTGAACTGACCTTTGTAGAACACtacaataacataatttacaaGGCAAGTAATATGCTCGGGTTTATAAAAAGGTTTAGTTTTCAATTCAATGATCCCTATACCATCAAAACACTGTATGTAACATATGTTAGGCCCCTTCTTGAGTACTGCAGTGTTGTCTGGGCTCCATATCAAGGTACACATAAAGACCGCATTGAGTCagtacaaaaacagtttttattataTGCTTTACGCAGGTTAGGTTGGAGCTCGTATCAGCTACCTTCGTATGAATCTCGATGTATGTTAATTAAAATAGATAGTCTTGATAAACGACGTGATTTTGCAATGTTAGCTTTTATAAATGATGTTATTGGGCAAAGAGTAAATGAtgcaaacattttagaaaaacttaacttttattCTCCCACTCGGTATTTAAGAAACAGGAATCTTTTctacataaataaacaaagaacaAACTATGCCCAAAATGGACCTATAAATAAGATCATGATCTGCTATAACAAATACTGCACCATAATTGATAtaacaatgaacaaaaatgaactgAAGAGAGTGCTTCTATCATAACATTATACTTATATAGATTTAAGGCAAACATGTAAAACGGTCTACGCAAATGATTGAcgtcaaataaataaacaaataaataaataaacgaaatctgaattctaatatCCCAAATCAACATACTGGTTCCATAAattgtttatcagttatcaaaaaaGGAAACCATCGAATGATAGTGAATAATTTCGGGCTTTTTATTTAAGGAAATCCAGACAACCGagcatttcataatttttgtttcaaatatcagGGCAAGTCCGGGTTtctcaaaataattaaactttGAGTGTTTGCATAGTCTGATGATCTTAAAAGCTTAAGATAATTACTGTTAAAATATATCAGTTGAGCTACCCAAAACAAAAACTGCATTTTGCTAAGTAAAGCAATTATATCTCAACTTCTTATCTACAGACTGAAAGACAAGATTCGAATAGTCCATTTACTTAAGCCAATTCTTATTGTCaacaaatttctttcatccattTACTATGATTCATCAGTTTTCATCAACTCCAGAGGAGAAGATTTCCATCATTTACTCAAATGATACTACCAAAAATGGAAACTTCGATCGTTTGATGGATTAATTTGCGAGTGCGCCTCGGAGTTGAAGGTTGCATTAGCTGAACTGATTTACTAGTTCTGAGCTGAAACGGGCGCAACTTCATCACTTCATGTCCGGAGGCCTATAAAGATAGTAAGTAGCCACCCACCGTTTGATTTAGTTGATTAACCGAGGCGACACAACAGACCTCCGGCGCGGCGTCAGGTTCTGAGTCCTATCTTGTAGCTGCTGTTCAGCTCGCCCCCACAAAACCGATTCCCAGTTTAGCGGTGTGACCCTCAATCAAGAGCAACGAATAAAAACTGAACCCGCGAAGTTTGAATTGGCAATCTGCTTTTACAACTACCTAATCAACTAGAAATACGAGATGAAGAAAAACTTGCACCTGTCCCCTGCAGCCGCTACCTGACGAATGTACACGATCCACGCGTAATGGCCGGCCGGCGACGACGAAGGCGACCGGTGTTCTACTAAGGttaataaacagaaaaaataatttaattgaaagcGTAAGAACTTGGCGGTTTGCTTTAGAATTGGTTAGCTGACGGTTGTTGAAAGCCACGTGGGAGTTCGCTCCGGTTCGATTATTGCGGAGGTCGTGGATCATACGGTGTCGCGTTGAAGCCCACGTAGCGATTGTTCTTGCGATGGACGAAACCCTTCCCGGGTCCGGTGTTGTAGTAAACGACCCGCCGAATGCCGAAGGGATCGATATAGCCGAAGCTACCCTCCCGAGCCGAACCGCCCGAGTTGGTTTCCTCGTGGTACTGCCGCGGCAGATAGTACTTGAAGCCATCGTTCGTCACCGATACGCCATCGTACTCGTGGTCAGCTCGACGAATCGGTTGATAGCGGGTTCCGAAACCGGACGGAGGAGGTTCCAAAAGGTCCCGGTTGAACAATGGCTGCTGATCCAGATCGTTACTGGCAATCGGCACCACATAAGACTTCGGCGTCTGAGTTACATGTTCTAGGAAAGGAGCCAACGAAGATACGCTAATCGGGTCACCGTATGGACGTCTCGCGTTCGAGTATCGTCTTCTGTAGTATTGAGTATGTTCCGATTTCGGAGGAAGTAGATCGTTACTGACCGGGTGATAATGATCGTGGTGGTGGTAATCGTTCGGATCgttgtttatcaaaacaaaTGGCGCTTGCGTTGAAGAAGGTACAGCGGCGTAGACAGCGATCGGAGTCGACGAGATGTCATCTCCATAGACTTCAACCGGCCTCGGGGTGCTGGAAACGTAATGTCTGCTGGGCGGCAAATATTGATCCGATGCAATACTCGCCGGCAGATGGTAGTTGGTCCTGACGGGCTGCGAGTGAGGCCGGATGAAGACGGATTTGATGCTGTTCGGGGTTACCGCAGGACGAGCTATTGGGCGTGGAGTTGTCGTAGGGGAAACACCGCTAGAATATGACGGTGGACCTTGCTGATCAACTAGCACTCCCGAGTCGGCTGGTCGATTTTTGGCCGACTTGATGGCGTCCTGGAAAGAGTTCAAAAGGTAACATTCAGTTGCAGTGATAACAATTATGAACGGAAATTCTAGTAAAAgatgatatatttttaaaatccttaTTTCATAAAgctaagttaaaatttaaacatataaagaataaatttaattctcaacggaaaaagaatcaaaataagTGTTGATGGAATGAACTTCAATATATATCACTGAATAATTTTCGATTTAATTAGTTGCAGAAATGCATCAGAATTGGGGTCAGTTGTTGTTCATGATTACATCGCTTTTGAAACCAAATGTTACAAATGATTTGGAAtgaggaattcaaattttaatttaaaatattttcggtGGACTGCACTGAAAATAACATTCAATAATATTAAGCAGAGCCCTGTGCTGTcctttttttaacgaacaatatttgaagaaaacaaaactaaaaaagcaACAGTAATTGAACAGGGAAATAAAAGCATGATGGCCACACGATGCAagcctttttttttaagcagcatcttattttaaaattcatcttCTGTCTACTGCCATATATAActcttgaattttcatttgttaaAACGTTATCACTAACAAACAAATACCAGAATCCTCAAAACTGAATTGGCCATTTTTGAGCACAAGACATATCAATTTTTCGAAGAACACCAACTTAGGCACTATCCTACCCTGGACTTCGGAAAACCGTCGGCTTTATTAGTGTTTACTGTATTCGATTTTTTAGCAGATTGATCAGGTCGTTTTGCCACTTATCGTTTTCTTTATGTTTCTCCCATCCCACTTTAGCCCTCTTAGAAGTAGTTCTCAAGTTTTTACTTAatactaaacataccgacaacACTTtatccgctaaaactctcttgtttctaaactgatttttacaaaatttacaattttaggAAGCTTATAACGTGACCAACACCGGATCAAGGGGCAATGTGGGCAACTGCTCCGGGCCCTCCGGCCAGGGGGCCCtccaagtgaaaaaaaagtttatcattattttaaacatactaCTTAAAGATGTAGAAATCAAGGAAAACAAATctacaaatttaatattataACACCAGAAGGGGTCCCCGGAAAcaatatctcgaatagtttcaTTGTAATATtagttaagggggccccctagaataaaagttgaagaatttttaCCGCAGTTGAGCGCGCTGATTTAATCCggaaatttttccacaaaacaaaatctggacctttaatttcgaattttttaacacaaaatccAAGCAGAATCTAAtgattattcgaagaaaatTCAAGATGAAAGTTAGAAAACACCTTGATTTTACTCAGTAGCTTTTGTTTCGGTTTTCTAACTCCTGAGAACACTAATTAAGATTAAGCTTGGATACCGACacctagttaaaaaaaattgagcacacgttgaattttctgtttctttttaatgtgaaaacccgaaaaaattcgaacttattttttaacaataatcTGGCAACCGTTGATTACTTTACTTGTCCACTTTACTTTGAAGTCCTGAGCATGTCCGACAAAAAACCGGGGAATCTGTAATGCTTATCCTACAATATCGCTTTCTACTAATTATTGAATTAGGAATATTATTCAGCCGATTCCAGCTAATCAAACAAAAGGTGCCTTATCGGGATAGTGCACggcaccctttcaaataaacgaatttcaagtAAAAGCAAATCAAATCATCACATTAAAACTAATGTTGCGGATTCTGCGGTGGCTGAAGATACTTTTCTTAGCTTTgtcgaaatttgaataaataccagtaattattaatttttggagaaagaagattcagaataaaaaaaaacatttctcatcTTCATTTAGTACAAACATCATGTAAAATTACAAGATAACTGAAAACTTACTTTATTTGTGAGGAActttataaaaactttatagAAAGCTTCATACTTACTTAAattaaatgaaagatttttttaatgaacattCCAGAATTTTAACCGGGCTGTGGTGGATCCGCAACATTGTTGTATCAATGTTACAGTTCGTTTATGCACGCAAAGCATAAACAAACTGTATATCGACCAAAGTCCAATGTGAGGGCTCAGTGCAAGAGACTTTCGGACTGTACCAGAAGGaattaataataaaagttaGTCTTAAGAGAACCTCCGACCCGACACATCATTTATATCACAGcctcacttttcactttttcctcACTTTCGGACTGTACCAGAGGaattaataataaaagttaGTCTTAAGAGAACCTCCGACCCGACACATCATTTCTATCACAGCCAACCTAACGCAGTGTACAGGGTAACAGTACCCATCCTCATCATAAAAGGATCCAGGCAAATcagggcaatatctgggcaaaaataaggtttaatttaaattaaaaaaaaaacaaaaaaaaaaaaagttaataaaacctatcgaaaaatttcgaaattatgagttttttttaagctttgctggaaataaaataaataagtacTTCATGCTTAATATGTAGAAGTATGAATAATGCAGAATTAATGTAGCATCTTCTTTCCGACagtcaattttgagaaaacaataaaaatgaaaaaataaaaactattgtAGTCGCTTAAATTTGCGCAATCGGCAATACTGAGTTTCTCTATTGAATTTCTTTTCCAAatccagtttaaaaaatttcaaaaaaaaatctaattgaaaCTTTTCTAGCTGATAGAACTATAGTCTCATATGTACTATTGATTCTGAACTAGGTTACTTCTATTTTATAACTATCCTCTGCTGAAGTAAATATCTTGAATCCAGCATATCATTTTTAACCGCCGTTCTCAAATTATGTTCATTATAAAAAACATTCTCgtagtttgaaaatttccatgatttccatttaaaaaataaatatttcttattttctaATCTAGTCTTCATCTAGATttcaaccctttaatgcatagtgttgttttaaatcaaagtccaaatatctcggaaacgcgtggatattgttgaatgtacagacaaaaaaatgttttagagaTTGAACGGAATTTGCCCGtggtatttttattacgatgattttgtgtaaaaatagcgtaaaaattgcaaaaatcaaattttatttttgttaaatcgcAATTAtgtcttcagatttgcaaattctatcaaattttttaaccacGAATATGGGTCcaatggcgacgaacgtgttaaccaaggaaaaaaagttgaactctcacattaataaacctgtttgcttctaaacgtgttgatttcatcaggaagataaacgtagaaaaaagttttgagatattttaacttcagacttatTTCTTGACGATTTTCTGGAATAAATTCATGATGATCAAAATTACCCGGGGATCAATGTTactccgttttacggtaccatgTGTTTTGCTCAgtaaaagaaacagaaaaaaatctacaaaacttATTGCTTCAAACTTTCAATGATaagcaggctttgatttgctttccagtactcgtaaactctggatggtcgtttctaatgcccgagccatggttaaggttgccagaacatTTTCCGAACGTGTCCGGTCCGGACTAATCCGgaatattttatcttaaaacttggcaaaattcgAGCATTCGTTTTCCAAATTGTCAACCCAAAATCCGGGGAATATCCGGCAAACTATGTCAAAACACAGAAGTTGTTCgacgaaaatttagaataaaaacactagactcatttttatttcatcgaaacacatcatcAGCTTATAAATTATGTTCTGGGCCTTGCccaagaaattttgtttttggccACAAAATGCGGTTAATAGgtgagaatgaggatacttgatccatgaggatacttgattccttagcttcATATATCTCGATACTGGAATGAGATAAAtctagatcaaatgttctagaaaaaaattgccaatatAACTAACctgttttctaattttttttttatttattgcactttgtcttttttatcccttaaaaatgtttcccacaaaaaaaaatcatcccaaTATGTCAACCGTTTTAGTATAATACGAACTTTTCAATGccgtattttcaaaacaatagtaaactgtaattttttaaagatttttttttttccaaaatgtatgttatagGTTCACTTGATCTCTTGAGTCTTAAAAGATATGTATGTTTTCTTCGGAATGGATGTTGATTATTGCTAAGCACGATATTATTAATATTCATCCAACGACTAATATTTATACAATTGCTTCCTGATtaaaaggactcaaaaaagtgcctttatctaaaatttagaaaattgcgcctttaagtatgctaTAATTATAGGGTAGCACACAAACTTTTAAGGTTTATTATTGTCTGACATTTATAAACAGTGAAATGAATACTAATAGGGCCAAAAAAGTCAATGGAACTTTCAATTTTGCACGATTTTCGCCAAAGCTTAGGGCGCCTagattaaaggatcaagtctccttttaTAAAATATCAAGTCCCCTTTAACTATCACTAAAACgcttctagtttatctacgGGTTCGTGTATCGATCTAactcagtggttttcaaagtggtccctaccgcccccttgggggcgttgaaagcttctaggggggcggtgagctcaactttgaaatttggggggcgttggaagggttCAGGGGGGCGGTGGGGTcctttttaaattcacattttcacaaattacgGAACAACTTAGAATTAAAATGACAACTAGTACGTTCAATAGCCAACAATGAAACGATTTTGAAGAACTCTGAAAACTAAATAATAGCTAGGTTGAGGACAAATACCTGTAAACTCACAGAGTTGTGAAGCAAGTTTTTGTCTCTGTAAGTCACAATCACAgatagattattttttaattgtgaaAGATTTCGTATACGATCTGTATATTGATCTGGTTTTGTAAGTTTATTGCGGGTTGAACTAAGAAGCATAAATCCTGGATGGCAATGTGTTCTAggtcatatgaatttgaaaaattctaaagtTTATACAATgcctgaaaatttttaaaatgtattctcttgaaaaattgacaaaaaaatctttcgaacaGAATCTGTGATAGAAGTCGTCACAGATATGGTCATAGatctttgaaataaaagatgAGAATGCTAACAACTTAACGgaacttttattttaagttctgatttGCTGATCTTTAATTCAATCGATAAAGAAATGAAATAAGGCAGTTTTTCATGATCAAACACCAAAGGttttcgatttttaataaattttcggaattaagtttttagaacCAGACCCGTGAAAAAATAGTATTCAGATTAAGTCCACAATTGccataaataaaagttgaaatttatttaatcaagaAATGATactattcaaaataattattatcgGGGAACTGAAATGCAGGGAGAAAATTCGttaatgatcacacaaattgtgcattAACTCTTGGTGGTCAAtgttattttgtgttttgtcTTGCTATAATTGAAGGTTATGCGTTGGCTTTACGGTCTTCTAAAGTCAATtataacagtttttaaatgtgCTACATTTAACGTTTCAAATTATACTAGGTacagtaaaatttcaaaagcttatGGTTTTGCAACGATGCCAAttagcttttttttctaaagatttttcaaaaactcgctcaggggggcgttgagctcaaaAATTAAGCGAAAGGGGGCGGTGcaggaaaaaagtttgaaaaccactgcagTAACTTTTACAgcttataaacttgaaatttcacgctatcagaaaatgaaaaagacggcgatctgcataacttttcaaaaagatatgatgaaagtGAGAAAAAGGGATCAACTATCCCCACTCCCCCCTATATTGACTCAATCTTAGTTTTGTTGATAGATTTTGCAAGTAAAGTGGATAAAACCGGTCAAAATTCTctaatttttcaacgaaatccgggcaattggGCCGGGTTAGATCCGGGCAAGTCCCTATAAAATTGGGAATGACTTTTGATTCATGGGAATAACAACTAAAACTATTACTCCGAACCTGTTCAATTACATCACTATACCAAATTGCAGGCTGATCGGTTGAGCATTGTgcatttgtataaggtgcatacaaacaaaaaactcaacttatctttatatataagaagatttagaaagtagaattttaataagtaggtaattttattgaaagtaaagttttttccaaattcttagTTAATTTGGTTAATCCTTTTGAAAATgtaactataaaaaaaagttaaactttcaggaaagtggaagaaaatttaaaaaaaaaaaactttttatttgtaaaatgtcGAAAAGAGAATTCGTATCAGTTTCTCAATACCGTTTTTAATTGCTTTCTATTAACCCTAATTCGCTCtcgagtgtcaatatgacactaatTGAAGTTTGGTGGCTTGTATCTTTATTCAGGCGCAcccaaataaaaattcttctatAGGATCCTCAATGAATtcataaaatcttttattttgcaTTATTACTTTTTCATGAACGCACCATGAAagcccaaacaaaaaaaaatcataatcagaccttgagtgtcctCGCTATAAATCGCCTTATTTATTGTGTTTCTCAACCCATTTGTATAAATTAGTATTTTTAGAAACTTCGaattgtaactcaaatatgtttcagCTAAATCACCCCAAGTAACTAAAAATCACATAATatcttattctgaatttttgaagttcaattttGGCTGAATAAACGATACTCGGGAGAGTTATTTCGAGTGCTTTTTATCGAACTTTGGACGAACATAGAAGATAAAATATCATAAAGTGTTTTCATCTTTCAACCCTTCCCCTTAGATTCCACCACGTTAGCAAAAtctagttattgaaaaaataaaaaatgttcatgTTCAGTTTCACGGGAAGTGTAAACCAGGCTTAATTacaaagaaatataaaaaaaactgaataaaagtaTTTacgtgatttaaaataatatcgcaATTCTTTGCTTGTACAAAATATAAGTTTCTACTTTTTCAACAGGGGTTTTCATTAAGAAAAAAGCCTTTAAAACTTGACTATCAAATCATCtaaattgagaaacaaaatgAAGCTTGAACATTCGTATCATcagtttattcaaatttattttacatattACACTCGTATATAACAGCCTATATCTTGAGATTCAGAAATTGGGAAGAGTACCACAATATGGTAATTTCTCGGATAGAAATAGATTCCATTTCTTCAGTTTACTCTTATCTATGGGAGGCAAGCTCTTACAGCAGCTCCTCAAGCACCTGGAGCATCGCCACTATCGGATGGCGTTGAGGGTAAGTTCTCGCAACTGAAAGCACATGAAGAATTTCTCTCGCCTAGGCAATACAATTTGTCTTTCTGGTAAATATTCAAGTCGTAACTTGACTTCCTGCTTCCGGAATCATAAGGTTTATTCGATTTTTATAACAAAGTGAACTGTTTCAAGTCAGAGAATAAAACATCCATACATTttaagcaacgaacaacaaatttcggatggacaTCGACATTTTAAGTAGAATATATTgtgaaatggttattttttctatGGAGGTTACGATATAAATAATTCTGTTAAGAAAAGAAGCTACTAACCACAAAGAAAGACAGttagaataaaaattctttcaatatAAAATCTATGAAAGAACGATATTCCACTAGGAACTATAAAACTCTGCATATTTGCATTGAATAAAGTTGTACTGTTGTCCCTAGAAATGGAAAAGCTCAATTTCTCGTCTATCTCCTTATAATTGTTAGAACGATCTCATTATAGGTAATTGTTATAATAATATGATACAATATTTCCCATATGAAATTGAACAATTCTTCTACCTGAATCGGTAAACCCCGTCCCACGTAGACCGTTTTGGACTTCAGTATCCGATAGCCTTTGTTGTCGGCGATGTAATCCTTCTGGCGGAGATATCCAGAGGCGTCTATCCAGGCATCAGTTCCTagattaaaaaatgaacattGAGAAGGGTAATGAGAAAGTTGAAATTAAACCAAATCCGTTTAAATCGGCCTTCATAACTGTAGACCGAATTTACCGATCACTGTCCCATCTTGTAGCCGCTTCTCCTTCCGGTACTGGCCGTTGTCGGTTTGGTACTTGAAATATCGTTCCGGACCTTCGTCCGTTTGGATGTGATACTGGTTGCTGTCCGGCGATCCCCAGGATGCATGCACCTTCCTGAGGTATATCTGCGGAAGggagtcgaaaaaaaatcaattagtcATAGCTTTGGAATGATTTTGGGAGGTTGAACTAAAGACAGTTGAAGTAACATTCAATAATCTAGAAAGATGTGGGTGGACCAAACCGCTAGAAGCGCTTACATTCTAGCAACCACATGAGTTCtagaccatgggtggccaaaccatggcccgcgggccacatgtggcccgcgaccaactttttgtggcccgcgaagctttttttggaaaagccaTGGTCTAAGAATTTAACGTTTTTCTTGGTCTGCAtatatcatttggataaatatatctgATTCTAAACTAACTAAATTTAAAACAGAGATctgaaaatctttttgaagtgaTATAAGCCAAAGGGTAATAgtgtataaaaactaatttcgagaaaacatgcttTCAAATTGTTGTTTTAGCCATTTTCCTCCtggaaattattttgtaaatttctttccaacgtaaaagtatgaggatataattataaaaatctaaaaagtttactaaatatgatttgaattatcgagaatcgtttggcattatgaatttggcacttatacccctttggctctgagggccttatATAATTTTACCATAAAGTATACcgtcactgaataaaaaaaagcaattaaatttacagttttcaaattatcaaaattgtacggtATTTGACATATTATCTGTGAATTCCATTACACATTTTCCAACGTTTTCCGATTGGGATTTGTTGACTACATATTTATCATTGGTATAAAGAGCATTCAAGCGGACTCTAGTTTTTATATTGAGGAGTTTGGATAGCCTCAGAAAGGTAGTAAGATCGtaccaaaatcatttaaaaatcgtaaaaaaatcaccgaatcatatcaacattataactaaaataatattttaacaaCATATTCTACCATTCGTAACTTGAATGCTATTTTAACAACTTCGTTCATCCATCTTTGGtaacttttgcaaatattgtaaaatatcgaaagcttgctgtgaaaatttgttattatttgctaagctttatgaaaatttaaccaactccaaatatattttaattggcatCTTGCTTCGAATTGATGTACAAGAACAACATGAGAATTTAATCGGAATTTACAGTTGCGTAGTAGAATTCAACTAGATCCGGTTTGGTACCGACAAATCTCCCAGaagatttttaccaaatttttacctACGAAAAGTTCTATGATTATCAAATTCGTATTCGTCCTGTTTTAAGAAAGCTTTCCCAATACACTTGTCAAGGTGAgatattggaaaatttgaaaagagttggattgagttgaggttgagctccgttctttgaaaaatcaatattattattaatataactagagtttgttgaaaaagtattcttttaaatgtcaaaaggGAACGTTACTTTATTTCAACAATTCCATTCCGcggtttttaaaatatatctaTAAAATTTTTCCAAGAAGAACTGTgaacttgaaatctttgaaaaatgacggtcatttttttaaatatttaagaccataaaattgacttaatgtcacgccatttgacatttttgggatgccgccgcccgtggcctagaggatatcattcaagtcttctaagccaacggtcatgagaccAATTCCCGGTTACGGCATACAAAGTACacattctgtgggttggtggttttagcatttgtaagatgctagccatcaaatcctcgaaagatgtacgcttagtgtTAAGTAAAaatggaatctcttcgaggaaacgtcaagtttcattgagatcctacaaatgtttgtgttcgttaaaaaaaacagttgggtGAATAAGTCAAGGAGGTTTTAATTGCCTGGAAAAAGTTTACCTGAACATAAGTTGGGAGGGATAATTTATTTCGATTTGTGTAATATTTCCACTAtctttcaaatggagcaaaatttctaaaaatatgcaagtaaaaaaaaatgacttattcAGATGAATCTAtactaaggttgtcagatttttttcagtacgtatccaGGCCAGACAaaaccgggctattttatctaaaatcctggcataatccgggcatctgatttcaaaattgtcttccAAAAATCCgcgcaaatttggtcaatacacaagaaatactcaacaaaaatcaacctTCCATGGTTTGTTTagtaaaacttgctcaaaaatctCGTTTTAGAggcataaatcgaaaaaaaattacaatactatttgtttatttttgttcaattcggaaaaaggaaaaaaaaatccgagcatttttcacTGAAATTCGAGCAACCGACCAAACCGGActtcttccaaattttttattaaatatccggaaaaacccggataaaatcgggtaATCTGGCGAGCTTTATCTAAGCTTGATGTGACCAAagcaaaagtttttatttttatagtgtttaaaaaaaactgttattatttgttttatttcgaatattccagaacatttttttcttggCCCGCGCGCCagtctcatttctgaaatttggcccgcctgttgaaaatgttggccacccatgttctAGACATTAATCTGCGGAACTAGACCTTGTTTGCCAAGTTGTAAAAATGGTGCGTAGGTTTGGCCCATGGCTGGTCCTGGCTCGCAATAATCCATTCTTGTGA
This sequence is a window from Uranotaenia lowii strain MFRU-FL chromosome 3, ASM2978415v1, whole genome shotgun sequence. Protein-coding genes within it:
- the LOC129755761 gene encoding uncharacterized protein LOC129755761 isoform X2 translates to MPKIEIYLRKVHASWGSPDSNQYHIQTDEGPERYFKYQTDNGQYRKEKRLQDGTVIGTDAWIDASGYLRQKDYIADNKGYRILKSKTVYVGRGLPIQDAIKSAKNRPADSGVLVDQQGPPSYSSGVSPTTTPRPIARPAVTPNSIKSVFIRPHSQPVRTNYHLPASIASDQYLPPSRHYVSSTPRPVEVYGDDISSTPIAVYAAVPSSTQAPFVLINNDPNDYHHHDHYHPVSNDLLPPKSEHTQYYRRRYSNARRPYGDPISVSSLAPFLEHVTQTPKSYVVPIASNDLDQQPLFNRDLLEPPPSGFGTRYQPIRRADHEYDGVSVTNDGFKYYLPRQYHEETNSGGSAREGSFGYIDPFGIRRVVYYNTGPGKGFVHRKNNRYVGFNATPYDPRPPQ
- the LOC129755761 gene encoding uncharacterized protein LOC129755761 isoform X1, with translation MGNISILLFSIYLIYLRKVHASWGSPDSNQYHIQTDEGPERYFKYQTDNGQYRKEKRLQDGTVIGTDAWIDASGYLRQKDYIADNKGYRILKSKTVYVGRGLPIQDAIKSAKNRPADSGVLVDQQGPPSYSSGVSPTTTPRPIARPAVTPNSIKSVFIRPHSQPVRTNYHLPASIASDQYLPPSRHYVSSTPRPVEVYGDDISSTPIAVYAAVPSSTQAPFVLINNDPNDYHHHDHYHPVSNDLLPPKSEHTQYYRRRYSNARRPYGDPISVSSLAPFLEHVTQTPKSYVVPIASNDLDQQPLFNRDLLEPPPSGFGTRYQPIRRADHEYDGVSVTNDGFKYYLPRQYHEETNSGGSAREGSFGYIDPFGIRRVVYYNTGPGKGFVHRKNNRYVGFNATPYDPRPPQ